The DNA window ATGCCGGACATGGTGCTGACCACCTTGCCGACCACTTCTCCACCGCGCGAGGCGACATCGGCCGCGCCCACCGCCAATTGGTTGGCCTGGCGCGCGTTGTCCGCGTTCTGTTTGACCGTGGAGGTCAGTTCCTCCATCGAGGCGGCGGTTTCCTCCAGGTTGGCGGCCTGCTGTTCGGTCCGCGTGGACAGGTCGGCATTGCCCGCGGCGATCTCGGTGGCGGCGGTATTGATGTCGCCGGCGGCCTGCTGGATGCGGCTGACGATCTCGGTCAGGCGCTCGACCGTGGTGTTGGCATCGTCGCGCATGGTGGCGAACACGCCCTGGAACTGGCCTTCCATGCGCACGCTAAGGTCGCCCTGGGCCACCGCGCGCAGCAGGTGCGAGAGCGAGGCCAGGTTGCCGTCGGCGGTGGCCATGAGCTGGTTGAGGCTTTCGACCATGGCGCGGAATTCGAACTGGAAGCGCTCGGCGTCGCCCCGGGTGCTGAAGTCGCCGCCGGCCGCGGCCCCGGACAGGCGCGCGATCTCCTGGTTGATCGCCGTCAGGTTGTGCTTGACCTCGTCCATGGTCTGGGTGATGACCGCCTTCTCGCCGGGCAGGCGCGCCATGTCCTGGCTCAGGTCGCCGATCGCATAGCGCTGGGCCAGCTTGATGATCTGCATCTTGACCGAGATGTGGTCGGCCACCAGCTGGTTGGTGTCGGCGACCATGCGGCCGTACTCGCCGGGGAAGCGCTCGGCGTCCATGCGGTAGCTGATGGTGCCGGCGGCATGCTGGCTGGACATCTCGCGCAGCGCGGTCAACACGGCGGACAGCTGATTGACCGTGGCCTCGACATCGTTGCGCATGGCATCGAACACGCCATGGAACTGGCCGTCCATGCGCACGTCCAGCCTGCCGTCGGCCACGCCGCGCAGCACGCCGGAGATGGCCGCCAGGTTGACATCGGCGGTGGTCATCAGCGCGTTGAGGTTGTCGACCATCGCGCGGAAGTCGTACTGGAAGCGCTGGGCATCGCCGCGCTGGCTGAAGTCGCCCTGGGCCGCTGCGGCGCTCAGGCGGGAGATCTCCTGGCTGAGGTCGCTCAAGCTGCGCTTGACCTCGTCCATCGTGCGGGTGATGACCGCCTTTTCGCCGGGCAGGCGCGGCATGTCCTGGCTCAGATCGCCGATGGCGTAGCGCTGGGCCAGCTCGATGACCTGCATCTTGACCGCGATGTGTTCGGCGACCAGTTGGTTGGTGTCGGCCACCATGCGGCCGAACTCGCCCGGGAAGCTGGCCGCGTCCATGCGGTGGCTGATGGCGCCGGCCGCGTGTTGCTCGGACATCTCACGCTGAGCGGCAGTGACCGCCTTGAGCTGGTGCTGCATGCGCTGCATGCTCTCCAGCAGCAGGCCTGGCTCGTCACGCGACGTGCTGACGATGGCGTTGTCCAGGTTGCCCTGCGCGATGGCGTGCGCAACGCGCGCGGCCTGGCCCAGGGGCCGTGCAACGGTCCGGCTGAGGGCCCAGCCCAACACCGCCGCCAGCGTCGCGATCAGCGCCATCGCGCAGGCGAGGGCGGTCACGGTGGCGGTGTGATCGGTCTCGGAGGCCAGCACTTCCTCGCCTAGCTCGCGCATGTTGAGCTCGGACAGCGCCTTCAGCGCGGCGAACAGTTCACGACGGGCCGGACGCGACTGGTCGGCGGAAATCTCGCGCGCACTGGCGAAATCGCCCTTGGCCACCGCCGCGGCGATCCGCTCATGCGCGGCGAAGTAGGCACCGCGTGCGTTCTCGACCTTGGCGAACACGGCTGACTCGGCGGCCGAGGCGTCGGCGGACAGGGTGCGGTAGCCGGCCTCTTCCTCCAGGATCTTACGCTGGGTCTGCTCCAGCAATTGGTCGTACTCGCGGATCTTGGCCGCATCGCCATCCTGCGCGAGCTGGGAGATCTCGTAGGTGCGGTATTCGCCCAGCAGCGCGCGCATCTCGGACAGGTGTCCGACCGAGGGCATCAACTGGTGGCTGATCGCGCCAAGCTGGACGTTGGCAGTATGTAGACGCAGCAGCGAAAAGCCGCCCAGCGCCAGGGTCATCACCGTGGTCACGATGAAGGCCAGCGCGAGCTTCTTCGCGATGGGTAGGTTGCGGAACCAGTTCATGGGCACCTCGTCTGCGCTCGATGTTGGCGTGACGGGATGACGCGCAGCGCACGTGTGCAGTGGCGTTTTCACGTCGTGTCCCGTGCCATAAGTAACGGCCTGGGGCCGGCGCGCTTGAGCGAATTTGGTGCCCGTGCTCATTCGACTTTGGTCGATCCGGACACGAAAAAGCCCCGCGCGAGGCGGGGCTTTTCAGTGACTGGAGCGTTGGCTGTGTCAGGCGGCCTGTTGGACCTTGAGCGAGCGCACCAGGCCACCGATGTCCACGATCAGGGCGACGCGACCGTCACCCAGGATGGTGGCACCGGAGATGCCGGCGATGCGGCGGTAGTTGTTCTCGATGTTCTTGACCACCACCTGTTGCTGGCCGACCAGTTCGTCCACTTCCAGCGCGATC is part of the Pseudoxanthomonas sp. JBR18 genome and encodes:
- a CDS encoding methyl-accepting chemotaxis protein; its protein translation is MNWFRNLPIAKKLALAFIVTTVMTLALGGFSLLRLHTANVQLGAISHQLMPSVGHLSEMRALLGEYRTYEISQLAQDGDAAKIREYDQLLEQTQRKILEEEAGYRTLSADASAAESAVFAKVENARGAYFAAHERIAAAVAKGDFASAREISADQSRPARRELFAALKALSELNMRELGEEVLASETDHTATVTALACAMALIATLAAVLGWALSRTVARPLGQAARVAHAIAQGNLDNAIVSTSRDEPGLLLESMQRMQHQLKAVTAAQREMSEQHAAGAISHRMDAASFPGEFGRMVADTNQLVAEHIAVKMQVIELAQRYAIGDLSQDMPRLPGEKAVITRTMDEVKRSLSDLSQEISRLSAAAAQGDFSQRGDAQRFQYDFRAMVDNLNALMTTADVNLAAISGVLRGVADGRLDVRMDGQFHGVFDAMRNDVEATVNQLSAVLTALREMSSQHAAGTISYRMDAERFPGEYGRMVADTNQLVADHISVKMQIIKLAQRYAIGDLSQDMARLPGEKAVITQTMDEVKHNLTAINQEIARLSGAAAGGDFSTRGDAERFQFEFRAMVESLNQLMATADGNLASLSHLLRAVAQGDLSVRMEGQFQGVFATMRDDANTTVERLTEIVSRIQQAAGDINTAATEIAAGNADLSTRTEQQAANLEETAASMEELTSTVKQNADNARQANQLAVGAADVASRGGEVVGKVVSTMSGIERQSRKIADIITVIDGIAFQTNILALNAAVEAARAGEQGRGFAVVASEVRTLAQRSANAAKEIKLLIDASVSEVAVGSELVNKAGQTMGEIVASVQRVTDIMAEISAASQEQSSGIEQINLAVTQMDETTQQNAALVEEATAAARAMEHQATQLGTAVSIFRIGQRASGTKPETAKSAPPVPSLPVTALRPARAAASTQARSQQAQVATADTHWQEF